One Hevea brasiliensis isolate MT/VB/25A 57/8 chromosome 5, ASM3005281v1, whole genome shotgun sequence genomic region harbors:
- the LOC110667716 gene encoding NADH dehydrogenase [ubiquinone] 1 alpha subcomplex subunit 1, producing the protein MSWIWLEAALPLGIIAGMLCVMGNAQYYIHKAAHGRPKHIGNDMWDVAMERRDKKLMENLSVPSPN; encoded by the exons ATGTCGTGGATATGGTTAGAAGCAGCGCTACCACTCGGAATCATAGCAGGAATGCTCTGTGTGATGGGTAATGCTCAGTATTACATCCACAAAGCCGCTCATGGCCGG CCGAAGCACATCGGTAACGATATGTGGGATGTGGCCATGGAGAGAAGGGATAAGAAGCTCATGGAAAATCTATCTGTCCCTTCTCCCAATTAG